A region of the Drosophila subobscura isolate 14011-0131.10 chromosome J, UCBerk_Dsub_1.0, whole genome shotgun sequence genome:
AATTAAACACAGCTATGGTTTCAAACGAACATTTTTACATAACATGAAGTCTAGGTAAAGTTAAATATGGTACATTTTATCCAGGCATATAGTAATGACCTGCATGTAACGATCCCAAAGGCATCGAGTCTCCTGATCTCTGTAGAAAACAATACTTAGTTATTGTAGTGCTAATTAAACATCAAAACATAAATCACCTTGAAATTTCCAAATCCAGAACGCTCTGTGTGATGGATGATAGAAATTTATTAACTTGCTCTCGGTTCCAGCCGTTCTGACGCCAGGGATCTATCAGTTTATCACAGAGATCAACGAAAAGATCGCGCAGTTCCCGATTGCGATGAAGATTACAGGCGATTGTGATCAAGGCGCGCCAATATGAGCTATAAAGCGACCAACCATTATACGACCTGCACttttaagcaaaacaacatCCTCACCGAAAGTTTCCGTCCAACTCATGAAAGGCACGGTCAAGGAGGACAGGCTTAAGGCGCAGGCAGACGAGGCTGTAAAACAagacaaacataaaatataatcagATAATTGCTGGCTTTTAATCCTACTGTTTTATCTCCTTTTCTTTATCCAGCAGGCAGCGCAATTCACGCAGATCTAGGAGGAACTCTTTGTCCATTTCAGTGTCGTAGTACTCGGGGCCAGTGTGCTAAAAATACGAAATACAAAATGTAGACAGCTCAAGTGAGTATTAATGATGGTGATTCAACCTGCCTGGTACGTGTATGTCCAATAGATCATAATTGAGTGTGAGCAGGTCAATAAATCACTGAAACTTAAATATTGCAACTTCTTTTTGGTCGTTTCAAAGCGCAAGCAGGCCAGGAACACGATGCATGCATACTTTCTGCATAAGAAATTAGTATTTAACATTAAACTGAGTTTAAGCTGGTTGCAGGAACCTCATACTTTGCCAAATCGTTGGATATAAAGAAGTGCTGCTTTATGTTGTTGGTCAGCGTTCCGGGCATCTCCTCCACAGCTTTGAATATGCGCTTAACGTTGTCGAACTGACGGCTGTTAATAGGTGTCATAGTTAGCATGAAATTGTGGCGATAATCATGTTTGGTGTGCTAAATCAACATACCGGCAGGACTTCAGCTTGACGCAAGTCTTCTCGGCCACTTCATCCAAGTCCTTGCGGTAGCGCGAAGTCAGTTTTTTGCCCAGTATTTCACGTGCTACAACATCGTCGATGGAATAATATTTCTCCGTGATCAAGTCACGCATATGCGGCTCTAGTTGAAAGCAAGACTGTTCCATCAGCTTGGTGGGCGCGTGCAGATATAATTCTATCAGCGAATAGGTGCGGTAGTGGTCCAGGACATCGGAAGCAATCAAGTCGCTTGGTGCTCCCATGGAATGGCCAAAACCCTTCTGTTTCAAGTAGGAGACGGCTTCGCTTGCTATAATCATCACAATGAATACATATATTACAATGGTTATCACAACACAGCACAACACAGAATAAGTTAAAATGAAAACTCACAGGAAAACCCTTCGATCCATAGCTGGTAAATTTCGGGATCAACAAGGGTGTAATTGCTAATAAAGACATCCACATCGGCCTGTAAAATAGgtattttcgatttttgtgtataataatttatcatttatttacCATTTTATTACTATAGTGTGACCAATACACCGATAGATCAATAACGCGATGGACATGTGCCATCCAACTGGGAAGAACTAAGTTTTGGCCCAATACATTCCTAATCCAACTAGATATCTCGTTATACAATCAATAGTTCGATTTTCCAATATTTTATGGAAGTTACGCTATATATTGGATATCAGTTTTATCACAAATCATCAGCGCCACAGTTAAAATCACAATCTGTGTGACCATGTTTCCACGATTCGCCATGCGCGTGACAACCCTGCTGACGTTTTCGGTCAACATGACAACTCTATCATGCGGAAGAAGAGGAGGATATCAACTTTAAGAgattttttaaagtttttagcttacaaaatgtaaattgtaaTATATTGTAAACTGTAAATAGAAGAAAATGTATCGTTGACgcgaatgccacaaaatgcacatGTAAATTGTAAATGGTGTGCGCGGGAAACACAAACTGCaggcgcaacagcaacagcaccaaccACAACAGACgtccaattgcaatttgcagcaATTCGATGAGTTAATTTTAAGAAATAAAAGCGGAAATATTAGTGATAGAACAAGTGAAAGTGAATTCAGTGCGGTAGTGGCACACCAATAATGGAACAGGTCGATTCTACTGAGCTGCACATAAGCAGGATACGTGAAGTGAAAGACTTGGCCGACGATGTGCGCGATGTTGTGAAAGAAGAGGTGATATTAGAAAGCCCGggccatcaccatcatcatcatcaccatcaggtaatgaaacagaaacaaaatgttgcctctTGGCGGTAAGGGtggatgtcgatgtcgatgtggccgtggctgtggttgtggctgtgcatATCACTCCGAATCCGAATATGGTTCACTCTgactctggttctggctcctcgcgctctgccactgccactgccactggctctgctctgctctgcgcagTAGTGGAAACTGTGTCCATGTGTGCGTGCATGTGTGGAAGTGGgaagagtgggagtggggttggggttggccTGCTCCAAGCGGAGCAATCGGCCCACTGGGCAAACCAATCCCAACCCCCACAGAACGCCGCTATACAGTACATACCACCCGCTCACGCTCCCGTTCCCGCACCCCCTCCCCAAGCCAACAGATTTTGTGGCGCAAATTGTTGTGTATAccgattttcatttttcccatGCTGTGTTGTTTACTTACATTCGAATTTTCCTCTCTGATTCCTTGGGaaatcgcatcgcatcgcttgAAATAAAACTACACGGATCGCAAAACACAAATACGACAATTGGCAATTGGACACTTAACCACATTCATGTGACGAACGTTGGAATATTGGAATATGTGCGCTATGGTAATGCAGTTGGATTCTAAGGTTCGCATGGTCACATCCTCCTCAAACGACAACAGCGGTAGCGGCTCCggaggtggagcaggaggaggcggcggtgtTGTCTCAGTGCCAGTTTCGCTGCCAATCGGATCAATGATAACCGGCACCACCTTTAATGTGATTACGCCCGATCAGCTCCCCCACTTTAAGCCGATGCTGTGCGTCGACAACAATGGCTACCTGTCCGGCGGCACGGTTAGCATGGGCAACGACCTCAAGACGATCgtcatccagcagcagcagcagcagcagacacaagCCACCGGCGGAGGAGGGGGCTCCAACAGTGCTGGAACCAATACAAATGCCACCAACACTCTTGGACTGAATCATGACGGCTCTGGGAGCAGGGCCCCCAGCGAGGACAGCCTTGTCCTCGAGCATGCAGGTGGTGGTGCCCAAGCAACGGGCTCCACCGGCTGGGCAGAGAACACATCAACGCAACACATGGAGGTCTTCCAGATCCGTTGTAAAACCACCTGCGCCGAACTCTATCGCAGCAAACTGGGATCTGGCGGCCGTGGTCGCTGCGTCAAGTACAAGGAGAAGTGGCACACACCCAGCGAGTTCGAGCATGTGTGCGGCCGGGGCTCGAGCAAAGACTGGAAGCGCTCCATCAAGTACGGTGGCAAGTCGCTGCAATCGCTCATCGACGAGGGCACACTCACGCCCCATGCAaccaactgcagctgcaccgTCTGCTGCGACGGTGAAGCAGGTGAGTCAGGTGAGACGAACAAAAACTATAACCCTGGTCCCCAGCACCTCGGTCCATCCATTAAGACCTTAACAAGTGAACAGTGAACTCGCCACACACAACTTGATTGGCACCGCCACTACAGCTCTATAGATTGTTCAAATAAAAGGATTCGGTGGTGAGCAGTGTGGCGGCGGGTTCACTGTACCACATTTAGGGTCGAGAAAAAAGCATTTTTAAATCAATTCTGATTGAAATTTAGCGTCCGGCCCTGTACGTCTATTCACGCCGTATAAGCGGCGAAAGCGGAATCAAACGGATCTCGATATGGAGCCTGGTCCCAAGCGCAAGCGTAATACCCATCatagcaacaataataataatagcaacactaacaacaataacaacaatacgAGCGGCAACAGCGCCAACAACAATATAGATATGGCGGCCGCcaatgcggctgctgctgtggcggcaaCCTCAAGCGTTGTGGATGAGAATATGTTTTTGGCCGAGGAAAACATAACGTCTAAGGATGAGCCATGGGCGGCACTAAACGACAGCCTGGACACCTCCACCGAGCTAGTTGACCAATCGCAAATGGGCAATGACTACGGCCGTGAAACGTTCGTGGTTAACATCAATGATGGGGCCTCCATTGCCGTCCTGGACAACAGTCAATCGATGAAGAACATCGAGCATGTCTACTGCACCATGGTGAAGGCAACCAACGACTTTAAGCGTCTGCTCAATGAAATGAAGCAGAACTACGAGCGACGCATCGAGGTTTTGCAAAAGGAGCGCGATGCGGCGGTTAGTGCGATGCGTGTACAGGTTCACGCGGACATCGATGATCCAAATATATCTGGCTCCCTGCACGGCAATGAGATCATATCGGCCAAAAAGGTAAATTCGAATTTACCCCCAATGTAAtctaataatttaattgaattaattaatcgACTAGTGCGCCAACTGTAACCGCGAGGCATTGGCCGAATGCTCGCTATGCCGAAAGACGCCGTACTGCTCGGAGTTCTGCCAGCGCAAGGATTGGAATGCTCATCAGGTGGAGTGCACAAGGAATCCGCAAGCGACAACGCAGCAGGTGATGCTGTTGATCGATGATCAGTCCTAAGCAACCTAACGAActgtacatacaaattttACTACTAATAATACGAATATACAAAGTTCCCCCTTTTCCTGTAGCTCCCTAGTGAccctttcccatttccccacTCCCACCCTCATCTTTAAAGCCCATTAGCAAGCCTCTATCCTTTTAGACTTATGTCCTACATTAATGTAATTCTTAACGTACATATaactatataaatatatatatataataatatatatatatacatatatatacattttactATTGAACGTAGggcaagccaacaaaaatacaaaataaatacaaaaaaaaacaaaacaaaaaagaacaacaaaaatataattaattaaaaacgagaGAGTAACGTagcaagcaaaaatcaaagcaagtGCAAAGGCgtagaaaattaattaagctaCATTTTGACGTAACGTAACAAAAACCTAAACAGATTACttgtaattcaatttaaatttaattaaatttagtaATAGTTGCAAGGCGCATAGCATAACCAACAGGGAGAGTCACCTAATCCAAACCAATCCCATCCCATACCTTCCCATCCCATCACACACACCGAACACACTGAACACGAAACTGGAAGTGAATCCCAAACCGAGTCCCACACAGATGGTTGATTCTTTTGCATTGATTGAAGAGAAACAAGAGATGACACAAATTCTGAAATTCTGAAATTACAAAACGAGTACATATTCGTCTATGTATCCATTTTTCATTAGACTCTAAGAACATAGTTAaacttttaacattttactATTATAATTTAATGGATACTACTGCCCGTTACAAGGATCCAATAAagatttcaaacaaaaaatagctgTCAGTAtcagaaaatgaaatttaaactACTCACCATCCTCTATCCATATTATCCTTAAAACTAGACCtagacccaaacccaaacccccaCCCCaagccacgccacgccacgccacaccagCCCCTCTCACAATAACCAAAATGTAAAacattaacaaaataaaataataattacagtTAGTTAgttgtgtatatatgtgtctCGTAGGGTTTTCTCGATTGTAAAGTTTCGTGCCGTCAGGTCACGTCACGTGACCCGCAGCTCAGCCTTCAGCTGATGCAACACCATTCTTATAGTCTATAGTCCCAAACCATATGCTAATACAttcaaacatacatacaaacaagaaaaaaacacatacatatatataaagataGCTTTAGACAACAGCTAGATAAATGTATATTCGAATTCCAGCTCACACGCAGATGCAATGAAATTTACAGTTTGAATTTCAGAAAAATTTATTGCAGACCCGATCGATCATATTACTCATATCACCGTAAAACTAAAACCTGGCAGAAAGTCACACAAGAAGCGCTGACAACTGAGACGACCGGCAgaagggtatacaaaatataaaaatacatacatttaaattttaaatgtgcAAAGCTTACCTTGTGTTGTTCCTTTTTGATAATACAAagtttgtgcgtgtgtgcacaAATCCTGGTGTGTGGCTAATAAGACGAGAAAacagcatatgtatgtacatatgtatatgtacatataccacGATGCTATCATCTACGGGGTGATCACAAAGCCGAGAGCCAGCTGGCGTGTCTTTCCATGCCAATAGGAATTATGATGAATAAATAAGCCTGGCGCTATACATAGTTGGTCGATAGTGGACGCTGGGGCTGCCTTCGCAAATGAAAAACACTTTCAAGAATACCTCTACCGGTTGGGTTACTTATTGCAATAATCGGTAATCGTTAATCGTTAATCGAGTGTAGCCAAAAGAAGAGTGAATTTTTTAAGCTTAATTCCTCAGTACTCAACTCTGCagataaacaaaatgcaacaggCAAAAGAAGAGGGAGGCTCGCAACCAGAGGTTCTACGTGTGATAAGTAAACTGTTTTCGCAGACCCCAAAATTGCTTGCACTGATAGATCATCAATTTTGCCATGGCCCGCGCCCCTCTCGTGGCCAGACCTATTACTACCGTATCAAGTTGATGTCGGAGAAGTTTCAGCTATATCTGACACCATGCCCGCAGTGAATGTGTCCGTCCGAGGCTTGGAAGCATACGATACGCCCGAAAGTAAACTTTCGGCACTTGGGCGGCTGACAATCCACCAATTGTGGAATTCCTTTGATGGCGAAGATAACGAAGAGTTCTTTGGAGATCAAAGGATCCAGTGGCATCTCGCACTTGACACTTTAAAGGCTTCAAACAGCAGGCGCTTTACCGAAGCAGATGAAGCAGTCATTGCTAGACTTTACATGCTTAACATCATAGCCACTGACCCGAACATTTTGGCATGGTCATCGGATTGCGCTCAAAACATTGCGTTAAACACAGAAATTGACTCAATCAAGACCGTGTGGACCCCAGCCGTGGAACAAAGTGAAGGTGTTCAGATTGGTACCCAGGAAGGAACGAGCCACCTGTACGTCAGGACACTATCCGAATATGTTGCAATTATGTCCTGTAAACACGACTGTGCTTCTATAAAAGACGTCGATGGTGAGATAGTCTATCCCATTACTTACGTTCCAGTCCATTTAGGATGGCAGGGACAGTCGTGGCTAATTCCCTACATTCTATCCTTCACCACAACAGAGTGGTGGAACCATTCTGTCCTCATCGAGTCGACTTTAAGCGGCAGATACCCTAGATCTGAAGCCTCCTCAGATATCAAGCTGAAAGCCAAATTTATGCCCAGAGCCGCTACGGTACTTATACCAGGCAATTATAAACACATCTGCCTGGTGGTTGTCGATTGCCTTGCCTTTGTCTTCGACGGTGACTATGAAATTTGCAGCGGAATCTCGGCGAAGCGGCAGGGGGAGCATAACTTTGCAGCGATGGTCCATGCCTATCTGGGACGTACCGCATCCGAAGGGGTGCCTAAGATGAGCGAAGGTGAAGTGTCTTACGCTCTTCATAAATTGGTGAGCTGTTTTGCAAACGCAGTAGAGCTCCAGAAAACGCTATTGAAGTGTGCTGTTTTGGCGACAAGCAAATATAATGGCTACGGCATCATTCCGGGACCCAACACATCCTATCAGAATGGAGGGACAATTGAGGCTGATCGCATTTCCGCACCTTATTGCTTCAACAGTAAATTTAAAATGGGCGAACATGAACTAGTGGATTTGATAAGCCTATCGGCAGAAGCTCTAACTGAGATGCTGGAGAATCACAAACACTGGCGCACGGATCCGCTCGGATATTTTGCCTTTGGATCTGTCGGTATCAGTACAGATGATTCTCACCGCCCAATTccggaaaaaaataaagtggGCACGGTTCAGTATGCTCTTCGTACATTGGACCCATCGATTAGAATAATGATGGCCTGTGGCGTCTACGATATGGGGCCCCAACCTAACCTTACGGCAAGGTATATTATCCAAACAGCCCTCACGTATGGAAGTTTAGTGTTAGGACTGACCAACTGGGCAGCTGCCGAGCTGGGAGAAACCATTTTCATGCATAACCGAATGGGAAGATTAGATTGTTTGGATTTTGAATGCCAATTGGCATTCCAATGGAGAACCATAACAGGAGGATTCGTTATCCCCTGTCAAGGGGTTAACAGGGTAGTGGATCAATCGAACCACCACCAGATCCTGGGAGTCTCAATGAATATTGCCAGTAAGGCGGCTGATATACCTGTCTCATGGTACGAAACCCATTACAGCTGGAACTGCCCGTGGTGGTACGTCGCATTCATTGCCAAATGTCTGGGACATTCATTTCCGCATAAGTCCgaattgaaaatcaataatttggGTAATACTCTTGGATGGTTAGTAATACCGGTAAATCGCTTTGATCTGTGTATTCTACCCTACAATGATACATACGAACTCAACCGTGACACAGTCGACATTATGACATACTCAAAGAACGGGGAAGGGGCTACCACAATATAAGCTGTTATCACTACGCTCTAACCGATAGCAAGAAAAACCGATTTGGTGTCGGCCGAGAAGAGCTCATGTGTGAGCAGAATGTGATTATACTAGTCAAGGAAAACTGGACTGATTGgatcaaattaaattccaaatACTATGGGGGCGAAATTGACAGCAGCCATGAATTTTACTTTCGCAAGATAATCGAGCAGCTAATGTAATCTGATTGACGATAGAGCCACATAAAATGTGGATTTATTGTTAGTTGGTACTAttatgcacatttttcatttattattattgcgttcatgttgctggtgttgcatTATTATCAATGTTATCATTACTcgcttatttttattgtatttctattaccaaaaataaaatcttaaAACTTGTATGTTTATCAATTACTtaaagtttgcttttgcttttgcgcaACTGCTCGGGGTTTGAGTTGGGTTGGGTGTTGTGTTTTGCaattatatatacaatatatatatgtatgtatatatgtactatataattccaaatataatttatgcatttacgTTATGTATTTGCGTTTTTCGACCAGCAGTAACTTGGTATTTTTCACTTTAGCTCTGGAACTACCATTACGAGAATTACATAGAACGCAGAACGAATTCCACCGGAGGAAAAGAGCTACAATCGAATGTCTAAAAtatgttgtttttctttctacAGAGGCGCTTGGGGTCTGGGGGTCAGTGTGGGAGTGGGGTTTTTGTGTACATAGAACGAAaccgatacatacatatatctacatatatatgggttgttgtgtgtggcattagtaactaatttgtgtgtgttttgtttcaaaaatgtttctgcttttgcatgttttaataattataaagtGATTTTTTCATTCGAAATTGATACAAAACATATCTCGTATGTATCTAcgtacatgcatatacatatgtatataaataacgTGGCTAAATTTTATAACATTTCTCAATTGGCTAAATAAAAAGATGTTGTGGGCAACGAAGTAATGTAAATAAGAGGTATACGGAAATTGCCAAATGGGTCCCTAAGTGGCTCAAACATTGACTTTTGCGCTTTTGCTTACAAACGCAACGCTCAAATGGAAGGACATGGGAGGACTATGGACTATGGTATGGTTTTAACTTAATTTGAGAGATGCCCAgtcggccactgccactgcagggTGCAGGGGGTGCGCGGGTAACGCTttaagcaaaacatttttacatacaacACACAATCGTTAGATCTCGCTATCTTCactttcttttcgttttggaATCACAAATGTTAGCTAGTATTTAAATACACATGTAGGTAAGATattcaaaaaggaaaattaagtttttgctTAGCGTGGAGAATGCTTTTGCTCTTGGTGGTGGATGATTTTagagagacgacgacgacgacggcgacggagACGACGGCTATGGTGGTGAAAATACGAGTGTGGGTGGCAAAGTGCGGCAAAGGCAACCTTGAAGATGCGACCGattttgctcctgctccagctacGTGTCCTGCTTCACTCCAGATTTCGCACTTCGAATCGCTTGTACGTGTAGTTGATAAAGACCCAATCCTTGGCAATCTCACCGCCCTGCGGTATAGGCGCTGATGCTGAAAAGGAGATGTGGAATAATTCACTCACAAGAACCTTCAATCGGGGGGATTACGATCAATCTTACGTATCTCCAGCGAGACATCGGGAAATTCATCGAAATTGGACGTATCATCAATGGAGCGCACCTCAACGGGTATGGCCGCTGGTCGCTCCCGTATGTGTTC
Encoded here:
- the LOC117894824 gene encoding acidic fibroblast growth factor intracellular-binding protein; its protein translation is MAHVHRVIDLSVYWSHYSNKMADVDVFISNYTLVDPEIYQLWIEGFSSSEAVSYLKQKGFGHSMGAPSDLIASDVLDHYRTYSLIELYLHAPTKLMEQSCFQLEPHMRDLITEKYYSIDDVVAREILGKKLTSRYRKDLDEVAEKTCVKLKSCRRQFDNVKRIFKAVEEMPGTLTNNIKQHFFISNDLAKKYACIVFLACLRFETTKKKLQYLSFSDLLTCSHSIMIYWTYTYQHTGPEYYDTEMDKEFLLDLRELRCLLDKEKEIKHLVCLRLKPVLLDRAFHELDGNFRSYWRALITIACNLHRNRELRDLFVDLCDKLIDPWRQNGWNREQVNKFLSSITQSVLDLEISRDQETRCLWDRYMQVITICLDKMYHI
- the LOC117894817 gene encoding deformed epidermal autoregulatory factor 1 isoform X2, translated to MEQVDSTELHISRIREVKDLADDVRDVVKEEVILESPGHHHHHHHHQLDSKVRMVTSSSNDNSGSGSGGGAGGGGGVVSVPVSLPIGSMITGTTFNVITPDQLPHFKPMLCVDNNGYLSGGTVSMGNDLKTIVIQQQQQQQTQATGGGGGSNSAGTNTNATNTLGLNHDGSGSRAPSEDSLVLEHAGGGAQATGSTGWAENTSTQHMEVFQIRCKTTCAELYRSKLGSGGRGRCVKYKEKWHTPSEFEHVCGRGSSKDWKRSIKYGGKSLQSLIDEGTLTPHATNCSCTVCCDGEAASGPVRLFTPYKRRKRNQTDLDMEPGPKRKRNTHHSNNNNNSNTNNNNNNTSGNSANNNIDMAAANAAAAVAATSSVVDENMFLAEENITSKDEPWAALNDSLDTSTELVDQSQMGNDYGRETFVVNINDGASIAVLDNSQSMKNIEHVYCTMVKATNDFKRLLNEMKQNYERRIEVLQKERDAAVSAMRVQVHADIDDPNISGSLHGNEIISAKKCANCNREALAECSLCRKTPYCSEFCQRKDWNAHQVECTRNPQATTQQVMLLIDDQS
- the LOC117894817 gene encoding deformed epidermal autoregulatory factor 1 isoform X1, with translation MEQVDSTELHISRIREVKDLADDVRDVVKEEVILESPGHHHHHHHHQLDSKVRMVTSSSNDNSGSGSGGGAGGGGGVVSVPVSLPIGSMITGTTFNVITPDQLPHFKPMLCVDNNGYLSGGTVSMGNDLKTIVIQQQQQQQTQATGGGGGSNSAGTNTNATNTLGLNHDGSGSRAPSEDSLVLEHAGGGAQATGSTGWAENTSTQHMEVFQIRCKTTCAELYRSKLGSGGRGRCVKYKEKWHTPSEFEHVCGRGSSKDWKRSIKYGGKSLQSLIDEGTLTPHATNCSCTVCCDGEAGESASGPVRLFTPYKRRKRNQTDLDMEPGPKRKRNTHHSNNNNNSNTNNNNNNTSGNSANNNIDMAAANAAAAVAATSSVVDENMFLAEENITSKDEPWAALNDSLDTSTELVDQSQMGNDYGRETFVVNINDGASIAVLDNSQSMKNIEHVYCTMVKATNDFKRLLNEMKQNYERRIEVLQKERDAAVSAMRVQVHADIDDPNISGSLHGNEIISAKKCANCNREALAECSLCRKTPYCSEFCQRKDWNAHQVECTRNPQATTQQVMLLIDDQS